The sequence below is a genomic window from Luteitalea sp..
CGGCAAATTGGGTTGTTCTACCGAAGCGGGCGCTGTGGCTCCTGTCGCACTCTTGACTTGCGCGACCACCGCGCAGATCAGACGAGAAGAGGAGAGCCATGGCGAACCAAGACACGCACGTCGCGAATCGCACTGCCCCGCTGGTGCGAGAGCATCGAGGGAGCGCGCGGGAGGGACCCCGCGAACGACTACTGGCGGCGTTGCCGGTGACCGAGCGGCGATTGTCGCTGAACGGCGTCCAGACTGCGGTGTTGGAAGGCGGTGACGGCCCACCGATCGTGCTGCTGCACGGCCCCGGAGAATACGCGGCGAAGTGGCTGCGCGTGATCCCGAATCTTGTGACGACCCATCGCGTCATCGCTCCTGACCTGCCAGGGCACGGCGCCTCGGAGATGTTCGATACACGGCCTGATGGAGATCGCGTGTCCGGATGGCTCGATGACCTGATTGAGTGCACTTGCCCCATCCCGCCCGTTTTGGTGGGGCAGATCCTTGGCGGTGCCATCGCGGCGCGCTTCGCCAGCGAACGCAGTGAGCGACTGGCTGGCCTCGTGCTCGTCGACACGCTCGGGTTGAGCGAGTTTCAGCCGACGCCCGCGTTCGGGCTGGCCCTGAGCGAGTTCCTCTCTGACCCCACCGAGCACACGCTCGACCGTCTGTGGAGCCGGTGTGCGTTCGACCTGGCAGCCCTGCGTCGTGGCATGGGTGAGCAGTGGGAATACGTCAGAGAGTACGCGCTGGATCGCGCCAGGACGCCAAGCGCGCAGGCCGCTCTGCACAGCCTCATGGAGCAGTTCGGGATGCGGGCAATTCCGCCAGCGACGCTGGCGTGCATCACGGTTCCCACGACGCTCATCTGGGGACGGTACGATCTCGCGACACCCCTGACAGTCGCACGGGAAGCCAGCGCCCGTTTTGGATGGCCCCTGCAGGTGATCGAGGACGCCGGTGACGATCCACCGATGGAGCAGCCCGAAGCGTTTCTGAAAGTGCTGCGTGCAGTGCTCGAAGCACCAACCGGGCGGGAGATTTCACTGTGATCACGAGTGAGCAAGTGACCATGCAGTCGACTGAAGGAAACAAGATCATCGAAGCGATACGACCAATGGCGCCGAGCATCTCGGCCGGCGCCGACGAGATCGAACAGGAGCGCCGACTACCTCTGGACCTCGTTGCGCAGCTCACAGCCGCTGGCTGTTTCCGGGCGCTGGTGCCCCGCAGCCACGGCGGCGCCGAGCTCGATCTCCCGAGCCAGATGCGGGTCCTCGAAGAGCTCGCAAGGGCCGACGGCTCGGTTGGCTGGACGGTGATGATTGGCTGCGCGGCGCCGGTACTGTTTGGTCTGTTGCCACGCAAGACATTCGACGCTTTCTACGCCGACGGGCCAAATGTCATTCTTGGTGGCGCCTTCAATCCAACGGGAACGGCGACGCCGGTCGACGGCGGGTTCAAGGCGACCGGCCGATGGACATTCGCGAGCGGCTGCCAGCATTGCCACTGGTTCCTCGCCAATAGCATCGTGGACGATGGGCGGGAGCCGCCGATGCGGACGATGGTCCTTCCGCCGTCGGACGTGGAGATCGTGGATACCTGGTCAGTGTCCGGGCTCTGCGGCACGGGCAGTCACGACTTCGTCGTCAACGACGTCTTCGTGCCGGCGGAGCGAACGTTCCAACTGGGAGGCGAGCCGTGCCTGGACGCGCCGCTGCTCAGGATACCGGAGCTGTCGCTCTCGACGCTCATGTTGGGTAGCGTCGCTATGGGGATCGCACGAGCTGCGCTCGAGGACGTGACGACCATGGCGGCGAAGAAGGTTCCTGCGTTCACTCGTGGAGCTCTGGCGTCGAATCCGTTGTTTCAGTACCAACTCGGTGAGGCGGATGCGCGGCTCCGGGCGGCCCGCGGACTGCTGTTCGCCGATGCGGAGCAGGTATGGGCCACCGCAACTTCCGGCGTGCCATTCACGCCGGAGCACCGGGCGAAGATCCGTGCGACGGTCACCTGGGTCACGAAGACCGCCGCCTCGGTTGTCGACACGGCGTACAACGCCGGCGGTGGAAGTGTCATCTACGCTCGCAGCCCCCTCCAGCGTCGCTTTCGCGACATTCACGCCCTGACGCAACACTTTGCCGTGAAGCAGGATACGTTTACGCAGGCGGGCGCCGTGCTCGCCGGCCAGGAGGTCGATCTCACGTTCTTGTGAACGCGACGCTCGGCCATTGGTAACACCCGCACGCTCGAGGGATATCTCATCGGCTTGATTGGCAGCGCGGTGTTGTGACCCTTACCAACTGATGCCCGTTTCGTTGGTGCCTCCACCGAGGAGCGCGCCGCCGCCGTTCCAGTACATCGCCCGCTCGACGACGATGGGACGTGTCGAGATGACGCGGAGGCCGAAGCGCTCGCCGTCGGTGAGCCCGTGGCTCCTCCACTGATCGGCTGCCAACGTCACCCGGTTGTTGGCCGAAACGCGCTGCCGAGGCAATGTGATTGGCGCCCGGCCACCGCTACGGAGAATGGTGATCTCCACCGATGCTGCTTCGTTGCCCGGATTGGCGAGCAGAAGGAAGCTGTTGAACGCTTGAGACCCCCCCAGCTCGCCTTCCGCCAGCGCCCACCGAGTCGCTGCGGAGGTGACGCCAAAGCTGTTGTGCGCTTCGGTCCAGGACCCTTGCGGCCAGTACATCGCCCGCTCGACGATGATCGGGCCACCGTCGGTCGTGATGGCCGCCGATACTTCGGTGTCGGCAAGGCCCGGAACATCATCCACCAGCACGGTCCTGCGGCTGTTTGCGTCGAGGCGGTAGGTTTGCGGGACGACCGCCGACGGCGTGAGATAACGCACGGTCACAGTCGTCGGTTCGTTCCTTGGATTGGCCAAGAGCAGGAACGTATCGAACCATGGCCCGGTCCGACCCTCTGCAACGAGCCAGCTCGCCGATGGCGCTTCAACGGCGGGCGACGCGTGCGCGATGTTGCCGAATGGCCCAATGGCGACATACATCGCGCGCTCCACCGTTATGGGCCCCGTGCTGTCGACCTTCAGCGAGAAGGCGCGGCCGCGCAGCGGCACGCCGTCGATGATCAGATCATTTGCGTAAACGGTGCGTCGCGAGGTCGGAGGAAGCGTGAACCGATGAGGGAGCACGCCACCTCCGTCCAGCAGGTACGACGCAGTGACCTCGGCCGCCTGCGTGCCCGGATTCACGAACAGGATGAACGTGTCGAATGGGTGACCACCAAACCCCTCCGCGAGGAACCACTGCTGCCGGGCTCCTGCCACCGCCTTTCCGGTATGGCCGCCAGGACGACCGCCGCCGGCAAACATCGTGCGCTCGGCGACAAGGGCGCCGCTGATGGTGGTGATCTCCGCGCCCAACGCCGTGCTGCTGAGGCCCGCCACCTCGTTGACCGGAATGGTCATGCGCGACAGCCCGTCGATGGCGTACCGCCGGGTGACTGGATTACCAGCCTCTGGTATGTACTTCACCTGGAACTCGGCAGGCGCCGCAGCCGGGTTCGCAACGGCAAGCCGCTCCTCGAAGAATCCGGTGGCGCCTTCCGAGAAGATCCAGCGATTCGGCAGCCGCGGGTCAGTGCCACTGCGGTACTCCGCGAGGTTGTTCACACCATCGGCGTCCTCGTCTGCGGCCGCTGATTGAACGCCGTGACCAGCTTCCCAGGCATCGGAGAGACCATCGCCATCCCCATCGGTCGCGCTGGGATAATCACCACCCACCCGCAGCGGTCCAGTGGAATAGCGGCCCCTCCTCTGGACGCCATCGTCTACCTCTACGTAGACGTAGTAGAGGCCGGGAGTCAGCGTGCCGGCGTGCCACACATACGCGGCGTCACTGGCGTCGACACCCGACGCAAAGCGCACCCGTCCCGACGCCGGGTTCGTATCCGTGTCGTAATAGAGATTCACGGTCGCTGGGCGAGCCGAGATCTCGCCGCCCGTGAAGAGCGCAGGCGACACCCTCCATCGCACCGTGAAGAAGCCGCTTGCGTTGGGCTGATCGTCTTCGGCCAGCCGGATGTCCGCCAGCCGGAACCACCGTGGCGTCTCCGCCTCATAGGGGTCGATACTGAGGTTGGTGATCTGACCGCCCCATGGGTGCCTCGCCTCACAGGCTGGCGGCTGGTCGCAGATTTCGGTGTCGTAGGTGCTTTGGCTGCCCGCACGAAGTGCCTTCAGATCGAAAGAGTACGTCCGGGGCCAGCCGTCGTAGACGATGAAGCCGTGCGTTTGGGTGAAGGTGCCGCCGTTGTTACTGCGCTCGCGCCAGATGACCCGCGCGAGTCCGCCCCAGGTGTCGGCGAGCGCCGCGTTGATGCCCAGCTCCTTGTGGTCGTACTCGATGGTGAATGACAAGCGATGAAACCTGTCGGCGTCGATGACCAGCTCAGTGCCAGGTGGATCATCCCAGTCGTCGGCGAGGATGACCGCCGGGTTGTTACCATCCGACGTACCGGTCATGCCGCTAGCGCCGAACGCCGCGTTCACCGTCTCCCACAGTCGGCCGTGGCGGAGGTCCTGGGAATTGGTGAGATCCCAGCCGTCAGCCAGCAGCGTCTCGGCGAAATCACGCCCGCCGGCCTCGTCTGGGTCGAGGACGGTGACGAGCGGCGCCGGCGCGATGTCGACGGTGACGGCGTTGCTCTGTCGCGCCTCGCTTGCCGCCGTGACACGCCACGTGCCCGGTGGCAGGTAGCCGTAGTCCCAGGTGTACGAGCTGTCGTCTGGAAACGTCACGCTCGACGCGCTCTCCGGATAAATCTGGATGACGTCGCCAGTCTGCGTATGCCGCGCCGTGAGCGTAATCGCGCCGCCGAGATTCGACCAACTGAGGTGCACCGTTTGGCCGCGTTCGGTGAGCCGTACCCAATCCATCTCGATGGTTGCGCCCGCGAGCCCGCTGCCCAGACCCAGGTTCAACGCGCGTGCGATGC
It includes:
- a CDS encoding hydroxylase: MQSTEGNKIIEAIRPMAPSISAGADEIEQERRLPLDLVAQLTAAGCFRALVPRSHGGAELDLPSQMRVLEELARADGSVGWTVMIGCAAPVLFGLLPRKTFDAFYADGPNVILGGAFNPTGTATPVDGGFKATGRWTFASGCQHCHWFLANSIVDDGREPPMRTMVLPPSDVEIVDTWSVSGLCGTGSHDFVVNDVFVPAERTFQLGGEPCLDAPLLRIPELSLSTLMLGSVAMGIARAALEDVTTMAAKKVPAFTRGALASNPLFQYQLGEADARLRAARGLLFADAEQVWATATSGVPFTPEHRAKIRATVTWVTKTAASVVDTAYNAGGGSVIYARSPLQRRFRDIHALTQHFAVKQDTFTQAGAVLAGQEVDLTFL
- a CDS encoding alpha/beta fold hydrolase, whose translation is MANQDTHVANRTAPLVREHRGSAREGPRERLLAALPVTERRLSLNGVQTAVLEGGDGPPIVLLHGPGEYAAKWLRVIPNLVTTHRVIAPDLPGHGASEMFDTRPDGDRVSGWLDDLIECTCPIPPVLVGQILGGAIAARFASERSERLAGLVLVDTLGLSEFQPTPAFGLALSEFLSDPTEHTLDRLWSRCAFDLAALRRGMGEQWEYVREYALDRARTPSAQAALHSLMEQFGMRAIPPATLACITVPTTLIWGRYDLATPLTVAREASARFGWPLQVIEDAGDDPPMEQPEAFLKVLRAVLEAPTGREISL